Proteins co-encoded in one Bacillus paramycoides genomic window:
- a CDS encoding aspartate/glutamate racemase family protein has protein sequence MKVIGLIGGLSWESTSLYYKHINTLTLSQYDQNAKLVLYSMDFGEVTTLLQNHQYEEVKNELVTVAKKVEKSGAECLLMCSNTVHLFAEEVESAISIPLLHIGDVSAKEMVEQNIKRIGLLGTKQTMEQDFYKSRLANYNIETIIPNKEERNFIHHVILNELSKGIISETSKEKLLQITKSLIQNGAEGILLGCTEIPLLISQDDLTVPVFDTAFLHANTAVQFAG, from the coding sequence ATGAAAGTAATCGGTTTAATTGGTGGACTAAGTTGGGAATCTACATCATTATACTATAAACATATTAATACACTTACACTCTCTCAATACGATCAAAATGCAAAGCTTGTTTTATATAGCATGGACTTTGGTGAAGTAACTACTTTATTACAAAATCATCAATATGAAGAAGTGAAAAACGAATTAGTCACCGTTGCAAAAAAGGTTGAAAAATCCGGAGCTGAATGTTTATTAATGTGTTCCAATACGGTCCATTTATTTGCTGAAGAAGTAGAAAGTGCAATATCCATTCCACTTCTTCACATCGGTGATGTAAGTGCTAAAGAAATGGTAGAACAGAATATAAAGCGTATTGGATTATTAGGTACGAAACAAACGATGGAACAAGACTTCTATAAATCACGTCTAGCGAACTATAATATTGAGACAATTATTCCAAATAAAGAGGAAAGAAATTTTATTCATCATGTTATTTTAAATGAATTAAGTAAAGGAATTATTTCAGAAACATCAAAAGAAAAGCTATTACAAATTACAAAATCATTAATTCAAAATGGCGCAGAAGGTATACTACTAGGCTGCACTGAAATACCATTGCTCATTTCCCAAGACGACCTTACTGTTCCTGTTTTTGATACTGCTTTTTTACATGCAAATACTGCTGTGCAGTTTGCAGGATAA
- a CDS encoding ECF-type riboflavin transporter substrate-binding protein → MNKLSTKLVVAIGIGAALYGVLGLWGFSIAPNTFIKPALAILTVFGALFGPVAGLLIGLIGHTVTDTIAGWGIWWGWVFSSGIIGFAMGLIQKRVGFSVKNGTYNKGDISYLAITGLIGIVIAIIFAGAFDIIVMGEPFDKIVIQVLGATIADVIVFLVLGLPITIGLAKSNKKHTHLKIEK, encoded by the coding sequence ATGAATAAATTATCAACAAAGTTAGTAGTAGCAATCGGAATTGGAGCAGCATTATACGGGGTATTAGGACTTTGGGGATTTTCTATTGCACCAAATACATTTATTAAACCTGCATTAGCTATTTTAACCGTTTTTGGAGCGTTATTTGGCCCAGTGGCAGGACTGTTAATAGGACTTATCGGTCATACCGTAACAGATACAATTGCTGGCTGGGGTATTTGGTGGGGATGGGTTTTTAGTTCAGGCATTATCGGCTTTGCAATGGGGCTCATTCAAAAAAGAGTTGGCTTTAGTGTGAAAAACGGGACATATAATAAAGGAGATATTTCTTATTTAGCCATTACTGGGTTAATTGGTATTGTCATTGCTATTATATTTGCTGGGGCATTCGATATTATCGTGATGGGAGAACCGTTTGACAAAATTGTTATACAAGTATTAGGTGCAACAATTGCTGATGTTATTGTATTTTTAGTTCTTGGATTGCCAATTACAATAGGGTTAGCTAAATCTAATAAGAAACATACACATTTAAAAATTGAAAAGTAG
- a CDS encoding ABC transporter ATP-binding protein produces the protein MQPIISFKQFNFQYKHAAQPTVKDVTFHIYPGEKVLIAGRSGSGKSTLAHCMNGLIPFSYEGTSTGTILIDGKDPRKGSIFEQSKQVGTILQDQDAQFIGLTVEEDVAFYLENECVNEDDMKKIVSESLKKVKMHNFHKQSPHELSGGQKQTVSLAGLLTTNANILLFDEPLANLDPVSSLHTIELIKGIHKQYNKTIVIIEHRIEEMLNLDLDKIILMDEGEIVAIGTPEEILASNILPSIGLREPMYIEGLKRLQFDSNNEVIYPLEKLQRESVRSAINEWVEKQDFCKSIPKNKELLKVENLSFSYPNKQKVLDNVNFFIKEGEIVALLGQNGAGKSTLAHSLIGINKTNNGRILFDGVNINAWSIRKRGEVISYVMQNPNHMITQPTVIEEVSFSLKLKKFSKEEIKHRAEETLKICGLYPFRNWPIQALSYGQKKRVTIASVLTTNPKLIILDEPTAGQDYYHYKQFMTFIRKLAAKGISFIFITHDMNLALEYADRAIVLHEGEIIANNTASTVLGHPKTLHRANLRESSLFKLVKLSGIANPERFIELYFDVMRGEEGV, from the coding sequence ATGCAACCAATTATTTCTTTTAAACAATTCAACTTTCAATATAAGCATGCAGCGCAGCCTACTGTTAAAGACGTTACATTTCATATATATCCTGGGGAAAAAGTGCTAATTGCTGGACGAAGTGGTTCAGGGAAATCAACATTAGCTCATTGTATGAATGGGCTAATCCCATTTTCTTATGAAGGGACTAGTACTGGTACTATTTTAATTGACGGAAAAGACCCGAGGAAAGGAAGTATTTTTGAACAGAGTAAACAGGTTGGAACAATTTTGCAAGATCAAGATGCACAATTTATTGGTCTTACAGTAGAGGAAGATGTAGCTTTTTATTTAGAAAATGAATGCGTAAATGAAGATGATATGAAAAAGATTGTTTCGGAATCATTAAAAAAGGTAAAGATGCATAATTTTCATAAACAAAGTCCACATGAATTATCAGGAGGGCAAAAACAAACTGTTTCTTTAGCAGGTCTGTTAACAACAAATGCTAATATATTATTGTTTGATGAACCTTTAGCGAATTTAGATCCAGTAAGTAGCTTACATACAATAGAACTTATTAAAGGTATACATAAACAATATAATAAAACAATTGTAATTATTGAACATCGAATAGAAGAAATGTTAAATCTGGATTTAGATAAAATCATTTTAATGGATGAAGGGGAAATCGTTGCGATAGGGACACCAGAAGAGATTTTAGCATCAAATATATTACCATCAATCGGTTTAAGAGAACCTATGTACATAGAAGGATTAAAGAGATTACAGTTTGATAGTAATAATGAGGTAATATACCCACTTGAAAAACTTCAAAGAGAAAGTGTTCGTAGCGCAATAAATGAGTGGGTGGAGAAGCAAGATTTTTGTAAAAGCATTCCTAAAAACAAAGAATTATTGAAAGTAGAAAATTTGTCGTTCTCCTATCCTAATAAGCAAAAAGTATTAGATAATGTAAATTTTTTCATAAAAGAAGGGGAAATTGTTGCACTTTTGGGTCAAAATGGTGCCGGAAAATCTACATTAGCTCATAGTCTTATAGGTATAAACAAAACAAATAATGGCAGGATTTTATTTGATGGAGTAAATATTAATGCTTGGTCTATTCGTAAACGTGGTGAAGTCATATCTTATGTGATGCAAAATCCAAATCATATGATTACACAACCTACTGTTATAGAAGAAGTTTCATTTTCATTAAAATTAAAAAAGTTTTCGAAGGAAGAAATTAAGCATAGAGCGGAGGAAACGTTAAAAATTTGTGGTTTGTATCCATTTCGAAATTGGCCAATCCAGGCATTAAGTTACGGACAAAAAAAGAGAGTAACGATTGCATCTGTACTAACAACCAATCCAAAACTTATTATTTTAGATGAGCCGACAGCGGGACAAGATTATTATCATTATAAACAGTTTATGACGTTCATAAGAAAACTAGCTGCAAAGGGAATATCTTTTATTTTTATTACACACGATATGAATCTTGCATTAGAATATGCAGACAGAGCGATAGTTCTACATGAAGGGGAAATTATTGCGAATAATACCGCGTCTACTGTATTAGGACATCCAAAAACGTTACATAGAGCGAACTTAAGGGAGAGTTCTTTATTCAAACTCGTTAAATTAAGCGGTATTGCAAATCCTGAAAGGTTTATAGAACTTTATTTTGATGTTATGAGGGGGGAGGAAGGTGTATAG
- a CDS encoding energy-coupling factor transporter transmembrane component T family protein, which translates to MYSTHFHRMDGAVKLLLFIFCMTLTFIFFDFRVLLFVFIIGCIGLLVAKIPFRKIFIVFTVIFTFSLLNSVMILFITPTHGSELTESYTAFLHIGYATITYETLFYAATLSLKYFTLLPFTLIFIYTTDPSGFVSSLSKFRIHYKITYAISIALRYIPDIQSEYKIIKHAQETRGVAFEKGEASLWIRMKNRVLIFWPLIIHSLDRIDTVSNAMDLRGFGKKDTRTWFYTNKAKRGDFIALFVGVFILIVAVYLKLHVFQNFWYPF; encoded by the coding sequence GTGTATAGTACACATTTTCATCGTATGGATGGAGCAGTGAAATTGTTGTTATTTATTTTTTGTATGACGCTTACTTTTATATTCTTTGATTTTCGCGTATTGCTATTTGTATTTATAATTGGATGTATTGGACTCCTAGTTGCTAAAATTCCATTTCGTAAAATTTTTATTGTTTTTACTGTTATATTTACATTTAGTTTATTAAATTCTGTCATGATCTTATTTATTACACCAACCCATGGATCTGAATTAACGGAATCATATACTGCATTTCTACATATTGGATATGCAACGATTACTTATGAAACTTTATTTTATGCAGCTACACTTTCATTAAAGTATTTTACGTTATTACCATTTACACTTATTTTTATTTATACGACTGATCCAAGTGGATTTGTGAGTAGCCTAAGTAAATTTCGAATTCATTATAAGATTACTTATGCGATAAGTATTGCATTACGTTATATACCTGATATTCAGTCTGAATATAAAATTATTAAACATGCGCAAGAGACAAGAGGAGTAGCGTTTGAAAAAGGAGAAGCAAGTTTATGGATTCGTATGAAAAACCGTGTCTTAATTTTCTGGCCTTTAATTATACATTCTCTAGATAGAATCGATACAGTTTCAAATGCAATGGATTTAAGAGGATTTGGAAAGAAGGATACACGTACGTGGTTTTATACAAATAAAGCGAAAAGAGGGGATTTTATTGCTTTATTTGTAGGTGTTTTTATTTTAATTGTTGCTGTGTATTTAAAGTTACATGTATTTCAAAACTTTTGGTATCCATTTTAA
- a CDS encoding YjcZ family sporulation protein — translation MSYGGSCGFGGGFALLVVLFILLIIVGCSCWGGGY, via the coding sequence ATGAGTTACGGTGGTTCTTGTGGTTTTGGTGGAGGTTTCGCTTTATTAGTTGTGTTATTCATTTTGTTAATTATCGTTGGATGCAGCTGTTGGGGCGGAGGGTACTAA
- a CDS encoding sensor histidine kinase codes for MNFVYINQNVLNNLLYILSSIFIFYFIYDSGRHLKKYKKLLIILCTSIPLILCMRYPIYMDENCIHDLRQIPVIIATLYGGLPVGIILLVILLITRFSFYGFSMLTILVYGTMFIITAFASAKFNKYNRKVKVAYGMFLTFFLAIFTTVIVLTLSDFEVNNLYIIYFIILPTILMLFVIYFNEVLKDAVCMRSKLIKMEKMEIVSQLAASISHEVRNPLTVVKGFTQLLKTPNLTPESRDEYIEHILEELHRAQGIIDDYLTFAKPASEKLDHISVEQELNRVINMILPLCNMNTIHITKDFSTATIVGNKQHFQQCFLNLIKNGIEAMPNGGTLNISSSISNNKVIIRIEDSGIGMSQEQINRFGEPYFSTKTKGTGLGTMVAVKIIETMQGNLKIRSVINKGTTLTITLPKCNMNSSKNK; via the coding sequence ATGAACTTTGTTTATATTAATCAAAACGTATTAAATAATCTTCTTTACATTTTAAGTAGTATATTTATTTTTTATTTTATATATGATAGCGGGCGGCATTTAAAGAAATATAAAAAACTACTTATTATACTTTGTACGAGTATCCCTCTTATTTTATGTATGCGCTATCCGATCTATATGGATGAAAATTGTATTCATGATTTAAGACAAATACCGGTTATTATAGCTACGCTTTATGGTGGCTTGCCTGTTGGTATAATATTGCTTGTCATCTTATTAATTACAAGGTTTTCGTTTTATGGATTTAGTATGTTAACAATATTAGTTTATGGCACAATGTTTATCATTACAGCGTTCGCATCCGCAAAATTTAATAAGTATAATAGAAAAGTTAAAGTAGCTTATGGAATGTTTTTAACATTTTTTCTAGCAATATTTACAACTGTAATTGTATTAACCTTATCAGATTTTGAAGTGAATAATTTATACATTATTTATTTCATAATATTACCAACTATTTTAATGTTATTTGTAATTTATTTTAATGAAGTTTTAAAAGATGCAGTATGTATGCGATCGAAGTTAATCAAAATGGAAAAAATGGAGATTGTGAGCCAACTCGCTGCTAGTATATCGCACGAGGTAAGAAATCCTTTAACTGTCGTAAAAGGATTTACTCAGCTTTTAAAAACACCAAATTTAACTCCAGAATCAAGGGACGAGTATATTGAACATATACTTGAAGAGTTACATCGTGCTCAAGGAATTATTGATGATTATTTAACTTTTGCCAAACCTGCTTCAGAAAAGTTAGATCATATTTCAGTAGAACAAGAGTTAAATCGAGTTATTAATATGATCTTACCTTTATGTAACATGAACACAATACACATTACAAAAGATTTCTCTACGGCAACAATTGTTGGTAATAAACAGCACTTTCAACAATGCTTTTTAAACTTAATAAAAAATGGTATTGAAGCAATGCCTAATGGTGGTACTTTAAATATCTCCTCATCTATTAGTAATAATAAGGTTATCATACGAATTGAGGATAGCGGAATTGGTATGTCACAAGAGCAAATAAATCGATTTGGTGAACCGTATTTTAGTACAAAAACGAAGGGTACAGGTTTAGGCACAATGGTTGCTGTTAAAATTATTGAAACGATGCAAGGTAATTTAAAAATCCGAAGCGTTATTAATAAAGGTACAACTTTGACAATTACATTACCGAAATGTAATATGAACTCATCTAAAAACAAATAA
- a CDS encoding serine/threonine protein kinase — translation MKDNPVEIQLNQVTFQLKEHHNFDWLLKLGNVFAVFDQQDSGNLSFGVEKDGRKKFIKYAGAQTIAYKGKIKDAIERLKNSASLYEELKHDSLIELIEHYPVHSGYVLIFDWFDGECLHSHWSFPPPEKYTNPSSPFYKFKHLSVMERIQSLHSIFSFHTFVEKKNYVALDFYDGSILYNFHTNETKICDIDLYSKKPYVNKMGRLWGSSRFMSPEEFELHAMIDARTNVFNMGAMAFALLGGGKDRSFTKWEASKDLYEIAYRAVNENRIERYVSVEAFYEEWLNVANAEKI, via the coding sequence ATGAAAGATAATCCAGTTGAAATTCAGTTGAATCAAGTTACATTCCAATTAAAAGAACATCATAATTTTGATTGGCTATTGAAATTAGGAAACGTATTTGCTGTTTTTGACCAGCAAGATTCAGGCAATCTATCTTTCGGTGTAGAAAAAGATGGGCGTAAGAAATTTATTAAATATGCAGGGGCACAAACAATTGCATATAAAGGGAAAATAAAAGACGCTATTGAAAGATTAAAAAATTCAGCTTCCCTATACGAGGAATTAAAACATGACTCGCTTATAGAACTAATTGAACACTATCCAGTTCACTCTGGATATGTACTAATTTTCGATTGGTTTGATGGTGAATGTCTTCATTCACATTGGAGTTTCCCGCCTCCTGAAAAATATACTAATCCAAGCTCTCCATTTTATAAATTTAAGCATCTATCGGTTATGGAACGAATTCAATCATTACATTCCATTTTTTCTTTCCATACATTTGTTGAAAAGAAAAACTATGTAGCATTAGATTTTTATGACGGTAGTATTTTATATAATTTTCATACAAATGAGACGAAGATTTGTGATATTGATTTATATTCTAAAAAACCATATGTGAATAAAATGGGACGATTATGGGGTTCCTCTCGTTTTATGTCTCCTGAAGAATTCGAGCTACATGCAATGATTGATGCAAGAACAAATGTATTTAATATGGGGGCAATGGCTTTTGCTCTCTTGGGCGGTGGAAAAGATCGCTCCTTTACGAAATGGGAAGCAAGTAAAGATTTATATGAAATAGCGTATCGTGCTGTAAATGAAAACCGAATTGAACGATATGTATCGGTTGAAGCATTTTATGAAGAGTGGCTAAACGTGGCTAATGCTGAAAAGATATAA
- a CDS encoding GrpB family protein — MEQQIVIKPYEKEWHEEYVIEKRKFISLFGEDCIAIEHIGSTSVEGLGAKPLIDMMIGVTDLKITEKWIEALLKIGYEYVPKETPNWRFFRKGKWRAGTHHLHVYIYNSEEWQNNILFRDFLIEHKWAQKQYRELKEKLAATYPFDRASYTNAKAPFIQNILELAKTQKKLKIVI, encoded by the coding sequence ATGGAACAACAAATCGTTATTAAACCATATGAAAAAGAATGGCATGAAGAGTATGTAATAGAGAAAAGGAAATTTATTTCTTTATTCGGAGAAGATTGTATTGCTATTGAACATATAGGAAGTACATCCGTAGAGGGATTAGGTGCAAAACCTCTTATTGATATGATGATTGGTGTAACTGATTTGAAAATTACGGAAAAGTGGATTGAAGCGTTATTAAAAATTGGATATGAGTATGTTCCAAAAGAAACCCCTAATTGGCGTTTTTTTAGAAAGGGCAAATGGAGAGCAGGCACCCACCATTTACATGTTTATATTTATAATAGTGAGGAGTGGCAGAATAACATTTTATTTCGTGATTTTCTTATAGAACATAAATGGGCACAAAAACAATATAGAGAATTAAAAGAGAAACTTGCTGCTACATATCCTTTTGATCGTGCTTCATATACAAATGCAAAAGCACCGTTTATTCAAAATATATTAGAATTGGCCAAGACCCAAAAAAAATTAAAGATTGTTATTTGA
- a CDS encoding zinc-binding dehydrogenase, which yields MKAIVHQYKKGVEGLEYRLSSEINLNAGEVKVKLKAAGLNHRDLFIINNRKELDLPLVIGSDGSGIVTEIGEGVSNHLLNNEVIINPSIGWDNIAEVPELPEVLGGPKDGTFAEYVIVPAENVVAKPSYLTWEESGVLSLSALTAYRALFTKGRLKCGEHVLIPGIGGGVATFAMLFAKAIGAKVSVTSRVENKRKFAETYGADFSFNSSGNWEESLRGEKVDLIIDSIGAATFLKYFDVLKPNGRIVNFGASSGDKVELPLRALFYNQIDIMGTSMGSREEFDEMITFIEKYKIKPIMDKVYSLEEAIQALSRMEQGEQFGNIALRME from the coding sequence ATGAAAGCTATTGTACATCAATATAAAAAAGGGGTAGAAGGATTAGAATATAGATTGTCATCTGAAATAAATCTTAATGCTGGTGAAGTAAAAGTAAAGTTAAAAGCTGCAGGATTAAATCATAGGGATTTATTTATTATAAACAATAGAAAAGAATTGGATCTGCCATTAGTAATAGGCTCAGATGGTTCAGGAATTGTTACAGAAATCGGAGAAGGTGTTTCAAATCATTTATTAAATAACGAGGTTATTATAAATCCTAGCATTGGATGGGATAATATTGCCGAAGTACCAGAGTTACCAGAGGTGTTAGGTGGACCAAAAGATGGAACGTTTGCTGAATATGTCATTGTGCCAGCTGAAAATGTAGTGGCAAAACCGTCATATCTTACTTGGGAAGAGTCTGGAGTATTATCTTTATCGGCATTAACTGCATATAGAGCGCTTTTTACAAAGGGAAGATTGAAATGTGGAGAACATGTTTTAATTCCAGGAATAGGTGGCGGTGTAGCGACATTTGCCATGTTATTTGCGAAAGCAATTGGCGCAAAAGTCAGTGTTACTTCAAGAGTTGAGAACAAAAGAAAGTTTGCCGAAACATATGGCGCAGACTTTTCTTTTAATAGTTCTGGAAATTGGGAAGAGAGTTTACGCGGAGAGAAAGTAGATTTAATAATTGATAGTATAGGAGCAGCAACATTCTTAAAATACTTTGATGTATTAAAACCAAATGGGAGAATTGTTAATTTTGGTGCAAGCTCAGGAGATAAAGTTGAATTACCTTTACGGGCATTATTTTATAATCAAATCGATATTATGGGGACATCTATGGGGAGCCGTGAGGAATTTGATGAAATGATTACGTTTATAGAGAAATATAAGATTAAACCAATTATGGATAAAGTTTATTCGTTGGAAGAAGCAATTCAAGCGTTGAGCCGTATGGAGCAGGGAGAACAGTTCGGTAATATCGCTCTACGCATGGAATAA